A stretch of Procambarus clarkii isolate CNS0578487 chromosome 80, FALCON_Pclarkii_2.0, whole genome shotgun sequence DNA encodes these proteins:
- the LOC138357950 gene encoding axoneme-associated protein mst101(2)-like — MWSKDAQGMESEKPSIPTRSPTTHALKHKSCGAKNKSYGAKNKSYEAKNKSCEVKNKSCEAKNKSCEAKNKSCEAKNKSYEAKNKSYEAKNKSCEAKNKSCEAKNKSYEAKNKSCEAKNKSCEAKNKSCGAKNKSYGAKNKSYEAKNKSYEAKNKSYEAKNKSCEAKNKSCEAKNKSCEAKNKSCESCEAKNKSCEAKNKSYEAKNKSYEAKNKSCEAKNKSCEAKNKSCEAKNKSCEAKNKSCEGKNKSCEAKNKSCEAKNKSYEAKNKSCEAKNKSCEAKNKSCEAKNKSCEAKNKSYEAKNKSYEAKNKSCEAKNKSCEAKNKSCEAKNKSCEGKNKSCEAKNKSCEAKNKSCEAKNKSCEAKNKSCEAKNKSCEGKNKSCEVENKSCEVENKSCEAKNKSYEAKNKSCEAKNKSYEAKNKSCEAKNKSCEAKNKSCEAKNKSCEAKNKSCEAKNKSCEGKNKSCEVENKSCEVENKSCEAKNKSYEAKNKSCEAKNKSYEAATQPQQKAATQPQQKAATQPQQKAATQPQQKAATQPQQKAATQPQQKAATQPQQKAATQPQQKAATQPQQKAATQPQQKAATQPQQKAATQPQQKAATQPQQKAATQPQQKAATQPQQKKDVCA; from the exons ATGTGGAGCAAGGACGCTCAGGGCATGGAAAGCGAGAA ACCCAGTATTCCGACCCGGAGCCCCACAACACACGCTCTCAAACACAAGAGCTGCGGGGCCAAAAACAAGAGCTACGGGGCCaaaaacaagagctacgaggccAAAAACAAGAGCTGCGAGGTCAAAAACAAGAGCTGCGAGGCCAAAAACAAGAGCTGCGAGGCCAAAAACAAGAGCTGCGAGGCCaaaaacaagagctacgaggccaaaaacaagagctacgaggccaaaaacaagagctgcgaggccaaaaacaagagctgcgaggccaaaaacaagagctacgaggccAAAAACAAGAGCTGCGAGGCCAAAAACAAGAGCTGCGAGGCCAAAAACAAGAGCTGCGGGGCCAAAAACAAGAGCTACGGGGCCaaaaacaagagctacgaggccaaaaacaagagctacgaggccaaaaacaagagctacgaggccAAAAACAAGAGCTGCGAGGCCAAAAACAAGAGCTGCGAGGCCAAAAACAAGAGCTGTGAGGCCAAAAACAAGAGCTGCGAG agctgcgaggccaaaaacaagagctgcgaggccaaaaacaagagctacgaggccaaaaacaagagctacgaggccAAAAACAAGAGCTGCGAGGCCAAAAACAAGAGCTGCGAGGCCAAAAACAAGAGCTGCGAGGCCAAAAACAAGAGCTGCGAGGCCAAAAACAAGAGCTGCGAGGGCAAAAACAAGAGCTGCGAGGCCAAAAACAAGAGCTGCGAGGCCaaaaacaagagctacgaggccaaaaacaagagctgcgaggccaaaaacaagagctgcgaggccaaaaacaagagctgcgaggccaaaaacaagagctgcgaggccaaaaacaagagctacgaggccaaaaacaagagctacgaggccAAAAACAAGAGCTGCGAGGCCAAAAACAAGAGCTGCGAGGCCAAAAACAAGAGCTGCGAGGCCAAAAACAAGAGCTGCGAGGGCAAAAACAAGAGCTGCGAGGCCAAAAACAAGAGCTGCGAGGCCAAAAACAAGAGCTGCGAGGCCAAAAACAAGAGCTGCGAGGCCAAAAACAAGAGCTGCGAGGCCAAAAACAAGAGCTGCGAGGGCAAAAACAAGAGCTGCGAGGTCGAAAACAAGAGCTGCGAGGTCGAAAACAAGAGCTGCGAGGCCaaaaacaagagctacgaggccaaaaacaagagctgcgaggccaaaaacaagagctacgaggccAAAAACAAGAGCTGCGAGGCCAAAAACAAGAGCTGCGAGGCCAAAAACAAGAGCTGCGAGGCCAAAAACAAGAGCTGCGAGGCCAAAAACAAGAGCTGCGAGGCCAAAAACAAGAGCTGTGAGGGCAAAAACAAGAGCTGCGAGGTCGAAAACAAGAGCTGCGAGGTCGAAAACAAGAGCTGCGAGGCCaaaaacaagagctacgaggccaaaaacaagagctgcgaggccaaaaacaagagctacgag GCAGCCACGCAGCCACAGCAGAAGGCAGCCACGCAGCCACAGCAGAAGGCAGCCACGCAGCCACAGCAGAAGGCAGCCACGCAGCCACAGCAGAAGGCAGCCACGCAGCCACAGCAGAAGGCAGCCACGCAGCCACAGCAGAAGGCAGCCACGCAGCCACAGCAGAAGGCAGCCACGCAGCCACAGCAGAAGGCAGCCACGCAGCCACAGCAGAAGGCAGCCACGCAGCCACAGCAGAAGGCAGCCACGCAGCCACAGCAGAAGGCAGCCACGCAGCCACAGCAGAAGGCAGCCACGCAGCCACAGCAGAAGGCAGCCACGCAGCCACAGCAGAAGGCAGCCACGCAGCCACAGCAGAAGAAAGATGTCTGCGCGTGa